The Thunnus maccoyii chromosome 9, fThuMac1.1, whole genome shotgun sequence genome includes a region encoding these proteins:
- the znf131 gene encoding zinc finger protein 131 isoform X2, with the protein MAAEADGGSEFPAHYKVMMDKLNEQRQLDQFTDITLIVDGHQFRAHKAVLAACSQFFHKFFQDFTQEPLVEIEGVSNMAFRQLMEFTYTATLAVAGEEEAYDVWKAAEYLQMQEAIKALNNKINENPSVTTKNQGKKRKIAETSNVITETLPSVDGEQVEIEVIGEGAIEVEESGLEEVVDAAKNAQAASDDSALALLADITSKYQQGEPALQVIKKGGIEEEVVYQEETVTASKVLENVEVVEVQISQVDNVFRCTKCDRSFKLYYHLKQHLKTHLGMLEKPHVCNHCGKAYTREGALKQHISTFHFDAEELSRNQKPQKKVHVCEYCKKHFDHFGHFKEHLRKHTGEKPYECPDCHERFARNSTLKCHMAACQNGAGAKKGRKKLYECQVCSSVFNSWDQFKDHLVSHTGVKPNHCTMCDLWFTHTKDLKAHLKDVHSIEELVITDSPATAALTIATQNIEGAETVLLDDGIQVEHVTVEPVDVMEMGETTTVVVEDGGVAEMCEEDVERLKQAGLQIQVVHVTTTEVDGQQVVNSQVEVEMEGGTVNVEEAEQAVAV; encoded by the exons ATGGCGGCTGAGGCGGACGGAGGCAGTGAGTTCCCGGCCCATTACAAAGTCATGATGGACAAACTTAATGAACAACGGCAGTTAGACCAGTTTACAGACATTACCTTGATTGTGGATG GACACCAGTTCAGAGCCCATAAAGCAGTGTTGGCAGCGTGCAGTCAGTTTTTCCACAAGTTCTTCCAGGATTTTACCCAGGAGCCACTGGTGGAGATTGAAG GAGTGAGTAACATGGCCTTTCGCCAGCTGATGGAGTTCACATACACAGCTACACTAGCTGTAGCTGGAGAAGAGGAGGCCTACGATGTCTGGAAGGCTGCTGAATACCTCCAGATGCAGGAAGCCATCAAGGCACTCAACAATAA GATAAATGAGAATCCCTCGGTGACAACGAAGAACCAAGGTAAAAAGAGGAAGATTGCTGAGACGTCTAATGTGATTACAGAAACCTTACCCTCAGTGGATGGGGAACAG GTGGAGATTGAGGTGATAGGGGAAGGTGCTATTGAGGTGGAGGAGTCAGGACTGGAGGAGGTGGTTGATGCAGCGAAGAACGCCCAGGCTGCGTCAGATGACTCTGCTTTGGCTCTGCTTGCTGACATAACCAGCAAGTATCAGCAAGGGGAACCTGCGCTACAGGTCATCAAGAAAGGAGGAATAGAAGAG GAGGTCGTGTATCAGGAAGAAACAGTGACTGCCTCCAAGGTGCTGGAGAACGTGGAGGTCGTAGAGGTCCAGATTTCTCAAGTGGACAACGTGTTCCGCTGCACCAAGTGTGACCGCAGCTTCAAGTTGTACTACCACCTCAAACAGCACTTGAAAACACACCTGGGCATGCTGGAAAAGCCCCATGTGTGCAACCACTGCGGTAAAGCCTACACGCGGGAAGGCGCCTTGAAGCAGCATATCAGCACGTTTCATTTCGATGCCGAGGAGCTGTCTCGAAACCAGAAACCCCAAAAGAAAGTGCATGTTTGTGAATACTGTAAGAAGCACTTTGACCACTTCGGCCACTTTAAGGAGCACCTGAGGAAGCACACCG gtGAAAAGCCTTATGAGTGTCCAGATTGCCATGAGCGTTTTGCAAGAAACAGCACACTGAAGTGCCATATGGCAGCCTGTCAGAATGGGGCTGGAGCCAAGAAAGGACGCAAAAAACTCTATGAATGCCAG GTCTGCAGTAGTGTGTTCAACAGCTGGGACCAGTTCAAAGACCACCTAGTGAGCCACACAGGGGTCAAGCCCAATCACTGCACCATGTGCGACTTGTGGTTCACCCACACCAAAGACCTGAAGGCCCATCTCAAAGATGTTCATTCGATCGAAGAACTGGTAATCACCGACTCTCCTGCCACCGCAGCCCTCACCATAGCCACACAGAACATAGAGGGAGCAGAAACAGTGCTGTTGGACGACGGAATCCAGGTGGAACACGTCACAGTGGAACCTGTAGATGTGATGGAGATGGGGGAAACCACAACAGTTGTGGTGGAGGACGGAGGAGTGGCTGAGATGTGTGAGGAGGATGTGGAGAGATTAAAGCAGGCTGGGTTGCAAATCCAAGTGGTGCACGTTACTACAACCGAAGTAGACGGGCAGCAGGTGGTGAACTCTCAGGTGGAAGTAGAGATGGAGGGTGGGACGGTGAACGTTGAGGAAGCAGAACAAGCAGTGGctgtatga
- the znf131 gene encoding zinc finger protein 131 isoform X1: MAAEADGGSEFPAHYKVMMDKLNEQRQLDQFTDITLIVDGHQFRAHKAVLAACSQFFHKFFQDFTQEPLVEIEGVSNMAFRQLMEFTYTATLAVAGEEEAYDVWKAAEYLQMQEAIKALNNKINENPSVTTKNQGKKRKIAETSNVITETLPSVDGEQVEIEVIGEGAIEVEESGLEEVVDAAKNAQAASDDSALALLADITSKYQQGEPALQVIKKGGIEEQEVVYQEETVTASKVLENVEVVEVQISQVDNVFRCTKCDRSFKLYYHLKQHLKTHLGMLEKPHVCNHCGKAYTREGALKQHISTFHFDAEELSRNQKPQKKVHVCEYCKKHFDHFGHFKEHLRKHTGEKPYECPDCHERFARNSTLKCHMAACQNGAGAKKGRKKLYECQVCSSVFNSWDQFKDHLVSHTGVKPNHCTMCDLWFTHTKDLKAHLKDVHSIEELVITDSPATAALTIATQNIEGAETVLLDDGIQVEHVTVEPVDVMEMGETTTVVVEDGGVAEMCEEDVERLKQAGLQIQVVHVTTTEVDGQQVVNSQVEVEMEGGTVNVEEAEQAVAV; this comes from the exons ATGGCGGCTGAGGCGGACGGAGGCAGTGAGTTCCCGGCCCATTACAAAGTCATGATGGACAAACTTAATGAACAACGGCAGTTAGACCAGTTTACAGACATTACCTTGATTGTGGATG GACACCAGTTCAGAGCCCATAAAGCAGTGTTGGCAGCGTGCAGTCAGTTTTTCCACAAGTTCTTCCAGGATTTTACCCAGGAGCCACTGGTGGAGATTGAAG GAGTGAGTAACATGGCCTTTCGCCAGCTGATGGAGTTCACATACACAGCTACACTAGCTGTAGCTGGAGAAGAGGAGGCCTACGATGTCTGGAAGGCTGCTGAATACCTCCAGATGCAGGAAGCCATCAAGGCACTCAACAATAA GATAAATGAGAATCCCTCGGTGACAACGAAGAACCAAGGTAAAAAGAGGAAGATTGCTGAGACGTCTAATGTGATTACAGAAACCTTACCCTCAGTGGATGGGGAACAG GTGGAGATTGAGGTGATAGGGGAAGGTGCTATTGAGGTGGAGGAGTCAGGACTGGAGGAGGTGGTTGATGCAGCGAAGAACGCCCAGGCTGCGTCAGATGACTCTGCTTTGGCTCTGCTTGCTGACATAACCAGCAAGTATCAGCAAGGGGAACCTGCGCTACAGGTCATCAAGAAAGGAGGAATAGAAGAG CAGGAGGTCGTGTATCAGGAAGAAACAGTGACTGCCTCCAAGGTGCTGGAGAACGTGGAGGTCGTAGAGGTCCAGATTTCTCAAGTGGACAACGTGTTCCGCTGCACCAAGTGTGACCGCAGCTTCAAGTTGTACTACCACCTCAAACAGCACTTGAAAACACACCTGGGCATGCTGGAAAAGCCCCATGTGTGCAACCACTGCGGTAAAGCCTACACGCGGGAAGGCGCCTTGAAGCAGCATATCAGCACGTTTCATTTCGATGCCGAGGAGCTGTCTCGAAACCAGAAACCCCAAAAGAAAGTGCATGTTTGTGAATACTGTAAGAAGCACTTTGACCACTTCGGCCACTTTAAGGAGCACCTGAGGAAGCACACCG gtGAAAAGCCTTATGAGTGTCCAGATTGCCATGAGCGTTTTGCAAGAAACAGCACACTGAAGTGCCATATGGCAGCCTGTCAGAATGGGGCTGGAGCCAAGAAAGGACGCAAAAAACTCTATGAATGCCAG GTCTGCAGTAGTGTGTTCAACAGCTGGGACCAGTTCAAAGACCACCTAGTGAGCCACACAGGGGTCAAGCCCAATCACTGCACCATGTGCGACTTGTGGTTCACCCACACCAAAGACCTGAAGGCCCATCTCAAAGATGTTCATTCGATCGAAGAACTGGTAATCACCGACTCTCCTGCCACCGCAGCCCTCACCATAGCCACACAGAACATAGAGGGAGCAGAAACAGTGCTGTTGGACGACGGAATCCAGGTGGAACACGTCACAGTGGAACCTGTAGATGTGATGGAGATGGGGGAAACCACAACAGTTGTGGTGGAGGACGGAGGAGTGGCTGAGATGTGTGAGGAGGATGTGGAGAGATTAAAGCAGGCTGGGTTGCAAATCCAAGTGGTGCACGTTACTACAACCGAAGTAGACGGGCAGCAGGTGGTGAACTCTCAGGTGGAAGTAGAGATGGAGGGTGGGACGGTGAACGTTGAGGAAGCAGAACAAGCAGTGGctgtatga
- the LOC121904575 gene encoding selenoprotein Pa has protein sequence MWACLTLLLTLCLLHGGGAESEGGGPRCQQPPAWKIGEVEPMTEAIGRVTVVALFQASUQFCLVQASRMDSLRQKLERRGLKDVIYMVINHQGAQAQKLHGMLEQSLSENVTLYKQLEHQPDVWRTLNGEKDDFLIYDRCGRLTRHISLPYSIIGQGHVEGAIKDTYCKRVCGDCSHESTEIPEECKADTQPDADAAPAVEEDTGHGHHHGHHHGHGHSHGQGQQAVGQQGLEQDRQVSHSQQHLDFGQVQQAVQIQPMPQEAVGFPEMQRP, from the exons ATGTGGGCGTGCCTCACCCTGCTCctcactctctgcctgctcCATGGGGGCGGGGCAGAGAGTGAGGGGGGTGGGCCCCGCTGTCAGCAGCCCCCAGCCTGGAAGATAGGGGAGGTGGAGCCCATGACGGAGGCCATTGGCCGTGTGACGGTGGTGGCTCTTTTTCAGGCCAGCTGACAATTCTGCTTGGTGCAGGCATCCAG GATGGACAGCCTGCGCCAGAAGCTGGAGAGGCGGGGTCTGAAGGATGTGATCTACATGGTCATTAACCACCAGGGGGCGCAAGCACAGAAGCTGCACGGCATGCTGGAGCAGAGTCTGTCTGAGAATGTCACTCTCTACAAACAGCTCGAACATCAGCCTGATGTCTGGCGGACACTGAACGGAGAGAAAGATGACTTTCTCATTTATGACAG GTGTGGCCGTCTTACCCGTCACATTTCACTTCCATACTCCATCATTGGTCAAGGCCATGTTGAGGGTGCGATCAAAGATACGTACTGCAAACGTGTGTGTGGGGACTGCAGTCATGAG AGCACTGAGATCCCAGAGGAGTgtaaagcagacacacagcctGATGCAGATGCTGCTCCAGCTGTGGAAGAAGACACTGGGCATGGTCACCATCATGGGCATCATCATGGTCATGGCCATAGCCATGGACAAGGTCAACAAGCTGTTGGGCAACAAGGGTTAGAGCAAGATAGACAGGTATCTCACAGTCAACAACATTTAGATTTTGGCCAGGTGCAGCAAGCAGTGCAAATACAACCTATGCCCCAGGAGGCAGTGGGATTCCCTGAGATGCAGAGACCTTGA